One window from the genome of Pempheris klunzingeri isolate RE-2024b chromosome 7, fPemKlu1.hap1, whole genome shotgun sequence encodes:
- the kif2a gene encoding kinesin-like protein KIF2A isoform X3: MASGFGKIVVGTYVEIKRSDGRIHQAMVTSLNEDNESVTVEWIENGDTKGKEIDLESIFALNPDVAPDEEIAPSPETPPPPTPTCVKVNKIAKNRRTIAPTKNDTPSRDNRVIPTRARPPQPQQPEPAPPPPPSQQPAQPTQAQTQQQLQNESSHHPISRKELGQLSRRKSNCVKEVEKLQEKRERRRLQQQELREKRAQEVDTTIPNYEIMYMIRDFRASLDYRPLTTADLIEEHRICVCVRKRPLNKKELSVKDLDVITIPSKDVVMVHEPKQKVDLTRYLENQTFRFDYAFDDSTTNEMVYRFTARPLVETIFERGMATCFAYGQTGSGKTHTMGGDFSGKNQDCSKGVYALAARDVFVMLKKPNYKKLDLQVYATFFEIYSGKVFDLLNRKTKLRVLEDGKQQVQVVGLQEKEVKCTEDVLKLIEVGNSCRTSGQTSANAHSSRSHAVFQIILRRKGKMHGKFSLIDLAGNERGADTSSADRQTRLEGAEINKSLLALKECIRALGRNKPHTPFRASKLTQVLRDSFIGENSRTCMIATISPGMTSCENTLNTLRYANRVKELTVDPNQVMEGGRPNIHTVNQLDLLDEDWLSISPQRDDLKLLCEQNEEEVSPQLFTFHEAVSQLVEMEEQVLEDHRAVFQESIRWLEDEKVLLEMTEEVDYDVESYATQLEQILDQKIEILTELRDKVKSFRSTLQEEEQASKQINPKRPRAL, encoded by the exons ATGGCGTCGGGTTTTGGGAAGATTGTCGTTGGTACTTATGTGGAGATAAAGCGCAGTGATG GCCGTATACATCAGGCAATGGTGACCTCACTGAATGAGGACAACGAGAGCGTCACAGTGGAGTGGATAGAAAATGGAGACACAAAAGGGAAAGAG ATCGACTTGGAAAGTATATTTGCACTTAACCCGGATGTTGCTCCGGATGAGGAAATTGCCCCCAGTCCAGAGACTCCACCCCCACCTACACCCACATGTGTGAAGGTCAACAAAATTGCAAAG aaccGTCGGACGATAGCGCCTACTAAGAATGACACTCCGTCCAGGGATAATAGAG tgattcCGACCCGGGCCAGACCCCCACAACCTCAACAACCAGAGCCTGCAccacccccacctccatccCAGCAGCCTGCACAGCCCACTCAAGCTCAGACGCAACAGCAACTGCAGAATG AATCCTCACATCATCCGATATCCAGAAAGGAGCTTGGACAGCTTT CGAGGAGGAAGTCAAACTGTGTGAAGGAGGTGGAGAAActgcaggagaagagagagaggcgtCGGCTACAGCAACAGGAGCTCAGGGAGAAGAGAGCACAG GAGGTGGATACCACCATTCCTAACTATGAGATCATGTACATGATCAGAGATTTCCGAGCCAGTCTAGACTACCGGCCCCTGACCACAGCAGATCTG ATTGAAGAGCACAGAATATGCGTATGTGTCAGGAAACGCCCACTCAATAAGAAAG AGTTGTCCGTGAAGGATTTGGATGTGATCACCATCCCCAGTAAGGACGTGGTAATGGTTcatgaaccaaaacaaaaagtcGACCTCACCCGCTACCTTGAGAACCAGACTTTCCGCTTTGACTACGCCTTTGACGACAGCACCACCAACGAGATGGTCTACAG GTTCACTGCCAGACCTCTGGTGGAGACCATTTTTGAGAGGGGCATGGCCACCTGCTTTGCCTAtggtcagacaggaagtggaaaaacacat ACTATGGGTGGAGATTTCTCTGGGAAGAACCAAGACTGCTCTAAAGGAGTGTATGCATTAGCTG CTCGGGatgtatttgtcatgttgaaGAAACCAAACTACAAGAAGTTAGATCTACAAGTGTACGCGACTTTCTTTGAAATCTACAGTGGAAAG GTGTTTGACCTGCTGAATCGTAAAACCAAGCTGAGGGTGCTGGAGGACGGGAAACAGCAAGTGCAGGTTGTGGGGCTTCAGGAGAAAGAGGTCAAGTGCACAGAGGACGTCCTGAAACTCATAGAAGTGGGCAACAGCTGCAG AACATCAGGGCAGACGTCGGCCAATGCCCACTCCTCTCGCAGCCATGCCGTATTCCAGATCATTCTTCGGAGGAAGGGGAAGATGCACGGCAAGTTCTCCCTCATCGACCTCGCGGGGAATGAGAGGGGGGCTGATACATCAAGTGCTGACCGCCAGACTCGCCTGGAGGGAGCCGAGATCAACAAAAGCCTGCTGGCCCTAAAG GAGTGTATCAGGGCGCTGGGCCGTAACAAGCCCCACACTCCATTCAGAGCCAGTAAGCTCACCCAGGTCCTGAGAGACTCCTTCATTGGGGAAAACTCCCGCACATGCATG ATTGCAACAATCTCTCCTGGTATGACATCCTGCGAGAACACCCTCAACACACTACGCTACGCTAACAG ggtgAAGGAGCTGACGGTCGACCCCAACCAAGTGATGGAGGGAGGTCGACCCAACATCCACACTGTCAACCAGCTGGATCTTTTGGACGAGGATTGGCTGAGCATCTCACCGCAGAGAGACGACCTCAAACTGCTCTGTGAGCAGAAT gAGGAGGAAGTGTCTCCTCAGCTCTTTACCTTCCACGAGGCAGTGTCTCAGTtagtggagatggaggagcaggTCCTGGAGGACCACAGAGCCGTTTTCCAG GAGTCCATCCGATGGCTGGAAGATGAAAAGGTGCTGCTGGAGATGACGGAGGAGGTGGATTATGACGTGGAGTCGTACGCCACCCAACTGGAGCAGATCCTAGACCAGAAGATAGAAATCCTTACCGAGCTCCGAG ATAAAGTGAAGTCATTCCGGTCCACgctccaggaggaggagcaggccagTAAGCAGATCAATCCCAAGAGGCCACGTGCTCTTTAG
- the kif2a gene encoding kinesin-like protein KIF2A isoform X2, producing MASGFGKIVVGTYVEIKRSDGRIHQAMVTSLNEDNESVTVEWIENGDTKGKEIDLESIFALNPDVAPDEEIAPSPETPPPPTPTCVKVNKIAKNRRTIAPTKNDTPSRDNRVIPTRARPPQPQQPEPAPPPPPSQQPAQPTQAQTQQQLQNARRKSNCVKEVEKLQEKRERRRLQQQELREKRAQEVDTTIPNYEIMYMIRDFRASLDYRPLTTADLIEEHRICVCVRKRPLNKKELSVKDLDVITIPSKDVVMVHEPKQKVDLTRYLENQTFRFDYAFDDSTTNEMVYRFTARPLVETIFERGMATCFAYGQTGSGKTHTMGGDFSGKNQDCSKGVYALAARDVFVMLKKPNYKKLDLQVYATFFEIYSGKVFDLLNRKTKLRVLEDGKQQVQVVGLQEKEVKCTEDVLKLIEVGNSCRTSGQTSANAHSSRSHAVFQIILRRKGKMHGKFSLIDLAGNERGADTSSADRQTRLEGAEINKSLLALKECIRALGRNKPHTPFRASKLTQVLRDSFIGENSRTCMIATISPGMTSCENTLNTLRYANRVKEFGISPSDIPFSQGGQGSRPEHSPTNTFEFDDFAATSPSRVKELTVDPNQVMEGGRPNIHTVNQLDLLDEDWLSISPQRDDLKLLCEQNEEEVSPQLFTFHEAVSQLVEMEEQVLEDHRAVFQESIRWLEDEKVLLEMTEEVDYDVESYATQLEQILDQKIEILTELRDKVKSFRSTLQEEEQASKQINPKRPRAL from the exons ATGGCGTCGGGTTTTGGGAAGATTGTCGTTGGTACTTATGTGGAGATAAAGCGCAGTGATG GCCGTATACATCAGGCAATGGTGACCTCACTGAATGAGGACAACGAGAGCGTCACAGTGGAGTGGATAGAAAATGGAGACACAAAAGGGAAAGAG ATCGACTTGGAAAGTATATTTGCACTTAACCCGGATGTTGCTCCGGATGAGGAAATTGCCCCCAGTCCAGAGACTCCACCCCCACCTACACCCACATGTGTGAAGGTCAACAAAATTGCAAAG aaccGTCGGACGATAGCGCCTACTAAGAATGACACTCCGTCCAGGGATAATAGAG tgattcCGACCCGGGCCAGACCCCCACAACCTCAACAACCAGAGCCTGCAccacccccacctccatccCAGCAGCCTGCACAGCCCACTCAAGCTCAGACGCAACAGCAACTGCAGAATG CGAGGAGGAAGTCAAACTGTGTGAAGGAGGTGGAGAAActgcaggagaagagagagaggcgtCGGCTACAGCAACAGGAGCTCAGGGAGAAGAGAGCACAG GAGGTGGATACCACCATTCCTAACTATGAGATCATGTACATGATCAGAGATTTCCGAGCCAGTCTAGACTACCGGCCCCTGACCACAGCAGATCTG ATTGAAGAGCACAGAATATGCGTATGTGTCAGGAAACGCCCACTCAATAAGAAAG AGTTGTCCGTGAAGGATTTGGATGTGATCACCATCCCCAGTAAGGACGTGGTAATGGTTcatgaaccaaaacaaaaagtcGACCTCACCCGCTACCTTGAGAACCAGACTTTCCGCTTTGACTACGCCTTTGACGACAGCACCACCAACGAGATGGTCTACAG GTTCACTGCCAGACCTCTGGTGGAGACCATTTTTGAGAGGGGCATGGCCACCTGCTTTGCCTAtggtcagacaggaagtggaaaaacacat ACTATGGGTGGAGATTTCTCTGGGAAGAACCAAGACTGCTCTAAAGGAGTGTATGCATTAGCTG CTCGGGatgtatttgtcatgttgaaGAAACCAAACTACAAGAAGTTAGATCTACAAGTGTACGCGACTTTCTTTGAAATCTACAGTGGAAAG GTGTTTGACCTGCTGAATCGTAAAACCAAGCTGAGGGTGCTGGAGGACGGGAAACAGCAAGTGCAGGTTGTGGGGCTTCAGGAGAAAGAGGTCAAGTGCACAGAGGACGTCCTGAAACTCATAGAAGTGGGCAACAGCTGCAG AACATCAGGGCAGACGTCGGCCAATGCCCACTCCTCTCGCAGCCATGCCGTATTCCAGATCATTCTTCGGAGGAAGGGGAAGATGCACGGCAAGTTCTCCCTCATCGACCTCGCGGGGAATGAGAGGGGGGCTGATACATCAAGTGCTGACCGCCAGACTCGCCTGGAGGGAGCCGAGATCAACAAAAGCCTGCTGGCCCTAAAG GAGTGTATCAGGGCGCTGGGCCGTAACAAGCCCCACACTCCATTCAGAGCCAGTAAGCTCACCCAGGTCCTGAGAGACTCCTTCATTGGGGAAAACTCCCGCACATGCATG ATTGCAACAATCTCTCCTGGTATGACATCCTGCGAGAACACCCTCAACACACTACGCTACGCTAACAG AGTGAAGGAGTTTGGGATTAGTCCGTCGGACATCCCCTTCTCCCAGGGCGGTCAGGGGAGTCGCCCTGAGCACTCGCCCACCAATACCTTTGAGTTCGATGACTTTGCTGCTACCTCTCCCAGCAG ggtgAAGGAGCTGACGGTCGACCCCAACCAAGTGATGGAGGGAGGTCGACCCAACATCCACACTGTCAACCAGCTGGATCTTTTGGACGAGGATTGGCTGAGCATCTCACCGCAGAGAGACGACCTCAAACTGCTCTGTGAGCAGAAT gAGGAGGAAGTGTCTCCTCAGCTCTTTACCTTCCACGAGGCAGTGTCTCAGTtagtggagatggaggagcaggTCCTGGAGGACCACAGAGCCGTTTTCCAG GAGTCCATCCGATGGCTGGAAGATGAAAAGGTGCTGCTGGAGATGACGGAGGAGGTGGATTATGACGTGGAGTCGTACGCCACCCAACTGGAGCAGATCCTAGACCAGAAGATAGAAATCCTTACCGAGCTCCGAG ATAAAGTGAAGTCATTCCGGTCCACgctccaggaggaggagcaggccagTAAGCAGATCAATCCCAAGAGGCCACGTGCTCTTTAG
- the kif2a gene encoding kinesin-like protein KIF2A isoform X4 produces MASGFGKIVVGTYVEIKRSDGRIHQAMVTSLNEDNESVTVEWIENGDTKGKEIDLESIFALNPDVAPDEEIAPSPETPPPPTPTCVKVNKIAKNRRTIAPTKNDTPSRDNRVIPTRARPPQPQQPEPAPPPPPSQQPAQPTQAQTQQQLQNARRKSNCVKEVEKLQEKRERRRLQQQELREKRAQEVDTTIPNYEIMYMIRDFRASLDYRPLTTADLIEEHRICVCVRKRPLNKKELSVKDLDVITIPSKDVVMVHEPKQKVDLTRYLENQTFRFDYAFDDSTTNEMVYRFTARPLVETIFERGMATCFAYGQTGSGKTHTMGGDFSGKNQDCSKGVYALAARDVFVMLKKPNYKKLDLQVYATFFEIYSGKVFDLLNRKTKLRVLEDGKQQVQVVGLQEKEVKCTEDVLKLIEVGNSCRTSGQTSANAHSSRSHAVFQIILRRKGKMHGKFSLIDLAGNERGADTSSADRQTRLEGAEINKSLLALKECIRALGRNKPHTPFRASKLTQVLRDSFIGENSRTCMIATISPGMTSCENTLNTLRYANRVKELTVDPNQVMEGGRPNIHTVNQLDLLDEDWLSISPQRDDLKLLCEQNEEEVSPQLFTFHEAVSQLVEMEEQVLEDHRAVFQESIRWLEDEKVLLEMTEEVDYDVESYATQLEQILDQKIEILTELRDKVKSFRSTLQEEEQASKQINPKRPRAL; encoded by the exons ATGGCGTCGGGTTTTGGGAAGATTGTCGTTGGTACTTATGTGGAGATAAAGCGCAGTGATG GCCGTATACATCAGGCAATGGTGACCTCACTGAATGAGGACAACGAGAGCGTCACAGTGGAGTGGATAGAAAATGGAGACACAAAAGGGAAAGAG ATCGACTTGGAAAGTATATTTGCACTTAACCCGGATGTTGCTCCGGATGAGGAAATTGCCCCCAGTCCAGAGACTCCACCCCCACCTACACCCACATGTGTGAAGGTCAACAAAATTGCAAAG aaccGTCGGACGATAGCGCCTACTAAGAATGACACTCCGTCCAGGGATAATAGAG tgattcCGACCCGGGCCAGACCCCCACAACCTCAACAACCAGAGCCTGCAccacccccacctccatccCAGCAGCCTGCACAGCCCACTCAAGCTCAGACGCAACAGCAACTGCAGAATG CGAGGAGGAAGTCAAACTGTGTGAAGGAGGTGGAGAAActgcaggagaagagagagaggcgtCGGCTACAGCAACAGGAGCTCAGGGAGAAGAGAGCACAG GAGGTGGATACCACCATTCCTAACTATGAGATCATGTACATGATCAGAGATTTCCGAGCCAGTCTAGACTACCGGCCCCTGACCACAGCAGATCTG ATTGAAGAGCACAGAATATGCGTATGTGTCAGGAAACGCCCACTCAATAAGAAAG AGTTGTCCGTGAAGGATTTGGATGTGATCACCATCCCCAGTAAGGACGTGGTAATGGTTcatgaaccaaaacaaaaagtcGACCTCACCCGCTACCTTGAGAACCAGACTTTCCGCTTTGACTACGCCTTTGACGACAGCACCACCAACGAGATGGTCTACAG GTTCACTGCCAGACCTCTGGTGGAGACCATTTTTGAGAGGGGCATGGCCACCTGCTTTGCCTAtggtcagacaggaagtggaaaaacacat ACTATGGGTGGAGATTTCTCTGGGAAGAACCAAGACTGCTCTAAAGGAGTGTATGCATTAGCTG CTCGGGatgtatttgtcatgttgaaGAAACCAAACTACAAGAAGTTAGATCTACAAGTGTACGCGACTTTCTTTGAAATCTACAGTGGAAAG GTGTTTGACCTGCTGAATCGTAAAACCAAGCTGAGGGTGCTGGAGGACGGGAAACAGCAAGTGCAGGTTGTGGGGCTTCAGGAGAAAGAGGTCAAGTGCACAGAGGACGTCCTGAAACTCATAGAAGTGGGCAACAGCTGCAG AACATCAGGGCAGACGTCGGCCAATGCCCACTCCTCTCGCAGCCATGCCGTATTCCAGATCATTCTTCGGAGGAAGGGGAAGATGCACGGCAAGTTCTCCCTCATCGACCTCGCGGGGAATGAGAGGGGGGCTGATACATCAAGTGCTGACCGCCAGACTCGCCTGGAGGGAGCCGAGATCAACAAAAGCCTGCTGGCCCTAAAG GAGTGTATCAGGGCGCTGGGCCGTAACAAGCCCCACACTCCATTCAGAGCCAGTAAGCTCACCCAGGTCCTGAGAGACTCCTTCATTGGGGAAAACTCCCGCACATGCATG ATTGCAACAATCTCTCCTGGTATGACATCCTGCGAGAACACCCTCAACACACTACGCTACGCTAACAG ggtgAAGGAGCTGACGGTCGACCCCAACCAAGTGATGGAGGGAGGTCGACCCAACATCCACACTGTCAACCAGCTGGATCTTTTGGACGAGGATTGGCTGAGCATCTCACCGCAGAGAGACGACCTCAAACTGCTCTGTGAGCAGAAT gAGGAGGAAGTGTCTCCTCAGCTCTTTACCTTCCACGAGGCAGTGTCTCAGTtagtggagatggaggagcaggTCCTGGAGGACCACAGAGCCGTTTTCCAG GAGTCCATCCGATGGCTGGAAGATGAAAAGGTGCTGCTGGAGATGACGGAGGAGGTGGATTATGACGTGGAGTCGTACGCCACCCAACTGGAGCAGATCCTAGACCAGAAGATAGAAATCCTTACCGAGCTCCGAG ATAAAGTGAAGTCATTCCGGTCCACgctccaggaggaggagcaggccagTAAGCAGATCAATCCCAAGAGGCCACGTGCTCTTTAG
- the kif2a gene encoding kinesin-like protein KIF2A isoform X1, producing MASGFGKIVVGTYVEIKRSDGRIHQAMVTSLNEDNESVTVEWIENGDTKGKEIDLESIFALNPDVAPDEEIAPSPETPPPPTPTCVKVNKIAKNRRTIAPTKNDTPSRDNRVIPTRARPPQPQQPEPAPPPPPSQQPAQPTQAQTQQQLQNESSHHPISRKELGQLSRRKSNCVKEVEKLQEKRERRRLQQQELREKRAQEVDTTIPNYEIMYMIRDFRASLDYRPLTTADLIEEHRICVCVRKRPLNKKELSVKDLDVITIPSKDVVMVHEPKQKVDLTRYLENQTFRFDYAFDDSTTNEMVYRFTARPLVETIFERGMATCFAYGQTGSGKTHTMGGDFSGKNQDCSKGVYALAARDVFVMLKKPNYKKLDLQVYATFFEIYSGKVFDLLNRKTKLRVLEDGKQQVQVVGLQEKEVKCTEDVLKLIEVGNSCRTSGQTSANAHSSRSHAVFQIILRRKGKMHGKFSLIDLAGNERGADTSSADRQTRLEGAEINKSLLALKECIRALGRNKPHTPFRASKLTQVLRDSFIGENSRTCMIATISPGMTSCENTLNTLRYANRVKEFGISPSDIPFSQGGQGSRPEHSPTNTFEFDDFAATSPSRVKELTVDPNQVMEGGRPNIHTVNQLDLLDEDWLSISPQRDDLKLLCEQNEEEVSPQLFTFHEAVSQLVEMEEQVLEDHRAVFQESIRWLEDEKVLLEMTEEVDYDVESYATQLEQILDQKIEILTELRDKVKSFRSTLQEEEQASKQINPKRPRAL from the exons ATGGCGTCGGGTTTTGGGAAGATTGTCGTTGGTACTTATGTGGAGATAAAGCGCAGTGATG GCCGTATACATCAGGCAATGGTGACCTCACTGAATGAGGACAACGAGAGCGTCACAGTGGAGTGGATAGAAAATGGAGACACAAAAGGGAAAGAG ATCGACTTGGAAAGTATATTTGCACTTAACCCGGATGTTGCTCCGGATGAGGAAATTGCCCCCAGTCCAGAGACTCCACCCCCACCTACACCCACATGTGTGAAGGTCAACAAAATTGCAAAG aaccGTCGGACGATAGCGCCTACTAAGAATGACACTCCGTCCAGGGATAATAGAG tgattcCGACCCGGGCCAGACCCCCACAACCTCAACAACCAGAGCCTGCAccacccccacctccatccCAGCAGCCTGCACAGCCCACTCAAGCTCAGACGCAACAGCAACTGCAGAATG AATCCTCACATCATCCGATATCCAGAAAGGAGCTTGGACAGCTTT CGAGGAGGAAGTCAAACTGTGTGAAGGAGGTGGAGAAActgcaggagaagagagagaggcgtCGGCTACAGCAACAGGAGCTCAGGGAGAAGAGAGCACAG GAGGTGGATACCACCATTCCTAACTATGAGATCATGTACATGATCAGAGATTTCCGAGCCAGTCTAGACTACCGGCCCCTGACCACAGCAGATCTG ATTGAAGAGCACAGAATATGCGTATGTGTCAGGAAACGCCCACTCAATAAGAAAG AGTTGTCCGTGAAGGATTTGGATGTGATCACCATCCCCAGTAAGGACGTGGTAATGGTTcatgaaccaaaacaaaaagtcGACCTCACCCGCTACCTTGAGAACCAGACTTTCCGCTTTGACTACGCCTTTGACGACAGCACCACCAACGAGATGGTCTACAG GTTCACTGCCAGACCTCTGGTGGAGACCATTTTTGAGAGGGGCATGGCCACCTGCTTTGCCTAtggtcagacaggaagtggaaaaacacat ACTATGGGTGGAGATTTCTCTGGGAAGAACCAAGACTGCTCTAAAGGAGTGTATGCATTAGCTG CTCGGGatgtatttgtcatgttgaaGAAACCAAACTACAAGAAGTTAGATCTACAAGTGTACGCGACTTTCTTTGAAATCTACAGTGGAAAG GTGTTTGACCTGCTGAATCGTAAAACCAAGCTGAGGGTGCTGGAGGACGGGAAACAGCAAGTGCAGGTTGTGGGGCTTCAGGAGAAAGAGGTCAAGTGCACAGAGGACGTCCTGAAACTCATAGAAGTGGGCAACAGCTGCAG AACATCAGGGCAGACGTCGGCCAATGCCCACTCCTCTCGCAGCCATGCCGTATTCCAGATCATTCTTCGGAGGAAGGGGAAGATGCACGGCAAGTTCTCCCTCATCGACCTCGCGGGGAATGAGAGGGGGGCTGATACATCAAGTGCTGACCGCCAGACTCGCCTGGAGGGAGCCGAGATCAACAAAAGCCTGCTGGCCCTAAAG GAGTGTATCAGGGCGCTGGGCCGTAACAAGCCCCACACTCCATTCAGAGCCAGTAAGCTCACCCAGGTCCTGAGAGACTCCTTCATTGGGGAAAACTCCCGCACATGCATG ATTGCAACAATCTCTCCTGGTATGACATCCTGCGAGAACACCCTCAACACACTACGCTACGCTAACAG AGTGAAGGAGTTTGGGATTAGTCCGTCGGACATCCCCTTCTCCCAGGGCGGTCAGGGGAGTCGCCCTGAGCACTCGCCCACCAATACCTTTGAGTTCGATGACTTTGCTGCTACCTCTCCCAGCAG ggtgAAGGAGCTGACGGTCGACCCCAACCAAGTGATGGAGGGAGGTCGACCCAACATCCACACTGTCAACCAGCTGGATCTTTTGGACGAGGATTGGCTGAGCATCTCACCGCAGAGAGACGACCTCAAACTGCTCTGTGAGCAGAAT gAGGAGGAAGTGTCTCCTCAGCTCTTTACCTTCCACGAGGCAGTGTCTCAGTtagtggagatggaggagcaggTCCTGGAGGACCACAGAGCCGTTTTCCAG GAGTCCATCCGATGGCTGGAAGATGAAAAGGTGCTGCTGGAGATGACGGAGGAGGTGGATTATGACGTGGAGTCGTACGCCACCCAACTGGAGCAGATCCTAGACCAGAAGATAGAAATCCTTACCGAGCTCCGAG ATAAAGTGAAGTCATTCCGGTCCACgctccaggaggaggagcaggccagTAAGCAGATCAATCCCAAGAGGCCACGTGCTCTTTAG
- the dimt1l gene encoding dimethyladenosine transferase, whose translation MPKVKAEKKSRQHQDVKNQGIMFNTGIGQHILKNPLIVNGIIEKAALRPTDVVLEVGPGTGNMTVKLLEKAKKVVACELDCRLVAELQKRVQCTPMQTKLQILVGDVLKTDLPFFDVCVANLPYQISSPFVFKLLLHRPFFRCAVLMFQREFAMRLVATPGDKLYCRLSINTQLLARVDHLMKVGRNNFRPPPKVESSVVRIEPKNPPPPVNFQEWDGLVRIAFVRKNKTLSAAFKSTAVEQLLEKNYRIHCSLHSMEVPADFSISKKIESVLQEAGFCEKRARSMDIDDFMVLLHAFNSAGIHFS comes from the exons ATGCCAAAGGTGAAAGcggaaaagaaaagcaggcaACACCAAGATGTCAAAAACCAAG GCATCATGTTCAACACCGGCATCGGCCAGCACATCCTGAAGAATCCACTGATTGTCAATGGGATCATTGAGAAG GCTGCCCTGAGGCCGACAGACGTGGTTCTGGAGGTGGGACCTGGTACCGGTAACATGACGGTGAAACTGCTGGAGAAAGCCAAGAAG GTGGTGGCCTGTGAGTTGGACTGCAGACTAGTGGCTGAGCTTCAGAAAAGAGTACAGTGCAC ACCCATGCAGACCAAACTTCAAATATTAGTCGGAGACGTACTAAAAACAGACCTGCCATTCTTTGACGTCTGTGTGGCTAATTTACCTTATCAG ATTTCGTCACCGTTCGTCTTCAAGCTCCTGCTGCATCGACCCTTCTTCAG GTGTGCCGTGCTGATGTTCCAGAGGGAGTTTGCCATGCGACTGGTCGCCACGCCTGGAGACAAGCTGTACTGCAGACTGTCCATCAACACACAACTACTGGCTCGTGTCGACCATCTCATGAAG GTCGGGAGGAATAATTTCCGCCCTCCTCCGAAAGTGGAGTCAAGTGTTGTCAGGATAGAACCgaaaaatcctcctcctccagttaACTTCCAG GAGTGGGATGGCCTGGTTCGGATCGCCTTTGTACGGAAAAACAAAACCCTCAGTGCAGCTTTCAA GTCCACCGCGGTAGAACAGCTGCTGGAAAAGAACTACAGAATCCACTGCTCCCTTCACAGCATG GAAGTACCAGCAGACTTCAGCATCAGTAAGAAGATTGAGAGCGTTTTGCAGGAGGCAGGTTTCTGCGAGAAGAGAGCCCGGTCCATGGACATCGACGACTTCATGGT GCTGCTTCATGCATTCAACTCTGCAGGGATCCACTTTTCTTAA
- the cenph gene encoding centromere protein H: MDPSDNVGNMNHAVEDVALNDAPARDSSSGQKETSPVDVLRIKQQMSNQCFEMAVQLNAGKSKRSCSTSEAERDLPDYVSELEKAKTINFNSTLTLHRMQMWHAIGEKLKQNDSEAEALKAVSDRCMALCSHIKQLQQESRDLQDEITEKQKKRLEMKRLTHEKMKEMEEMMSKKEHPDSEKYKAALEKGQANLEKYKKMAIMTQNVLRGILLACKVNWLDDPKLRDIAMTLEKFPISE, translated from the exons ATGGACCCATCTGACAACGTGGGGAACATGAACCATGCGGTGGAGGACGTGGCACTGAATGATGCTCCTGCTCGCGACAGCTCGTCCGGACAGAAGGAAACGTCGCCTGTAGACGTGCTGAG aataaaacagcagatgTCCAACCAGTGCTTTGAGATGGCAGTGCAGCTCAATGCAG gaaaaagcaAGAGATCGTGCAGCACGTCTGAAGCTGAGAGAGACTT GCCAGATTATGTCAGTGAGCTGGAAAAAGCAAAGACAATTAATTTTAACAGCACATTGACACTGCACAG AATGCAGATGTGGCACGCCATTGGAGAAAAACTGAAACAGAATGATTCAGAGGCAGA AGCCCTGAAAGCTGTGAGTGATCGCTGCATGGCTCTTTGTTCACACATAAAACAACTTCAGCAA GAGTCAAGAGACCTTCAAGatgaaatcacagaaaaacagaagaagagactCG agatgAAGCGGCTCACacatgagaaaatgaaagagatggAAGAGATGATGTCCAAGAAAGAGCACCCAGATTCAGAGAAGTACAAAGCTGCACTGGAGAAAGGTCAGGCCAACCTGGAGAAATATAAAAAGATGGCCATCATGACACAGAACGTCCTCAGG GGCATCCTCTTGGCCTGTAAAGTCAACTGGCTGGATGATCCCAAACTTCGAGACATCGCCATGACTCTGGAGAAGTTTCCCATCTCTGAGTAG